The following coding sequences are from one Geothrix sp. window:
- a CDS encoding response regulator, translating into MPTLLLVEDNEMNRDAISRLLERRGFTVITGEDGEQGLQLCRERQPNLVLMDVGLPGIDGYEATRQIKADPRTAHIPVVALTARALTSDRQEAMAAGCDDYDTKPVDLVRLVGKINALLGPSVS; encoded by the coding sequence ATGCCGACGCTCCTGCTGGTGGAAGACAACGAGATGAACCGGGACGCGATTTCGCGTCTGCTGGAGCGCCGCGGCTTCACCGTGATCACCGGCGAGGACGGGGAACAGGGCCTGCAGCTCTGCCGGGAACGCCAGCCGAACCTGGTGCTCATGGACGTCGGGCTGCCCGGCATCGATGGCTATGAGGCGACCCGGCAGATCAAGGCCGACCCCCGGACCGCCCACATCCCCGTGGTGGCCCTGACCGCCAGGGCCCTGACCTCGGACCGGCAGGAAGCCATGGCGGCGGGTTGCGATGACTACGACACCAAGCCCGTGGACCTGGTCCGGCTGGTGGGGAAGATCAACGCACTGCTAGGGCCATCGGTAAGTTAG
- the folD gene encoding bifunctional methylenetetrahydrofolate dehydrogenase/methenyltetrahydrofolate cyclohydrolase FolD translates to MAMILDGKAHADRMLEEVRQGVEGRLAKGFRAPALAVVLVGDDPASQVYVRNKSAACAKVGITSIEHRLAADTPQATLDALIDQLNADTGVDGILVQLPLPKGLDSKRALHRISPAKDVDGFHPMNQGLLLEGLPGLRPCTPTACMSLLAHHGVALKGIRAVVLGRSEIVGKPMALMLLEQHATVTIAHSRTQDLAAVCREADLLVAAVGRPGLVEGSWIKPGAVVVDVGINRVEDEALGARIFAAEPRKLETLRAKGGVLCGDVRFGEAMEVASAVTPVPGGVGPLTIAGLLSNTLVAANRNA, encoded by the coding sequence ATGGCCATGATCCTGGACGGCAAAGCGCACGCGGACCGCATGCTGGAGGAGGTCCGGCAGGGGGTCGAGGGACGCCTGGCCAAGGGGTTCCGGGCCCCGGCCCTGGCCGTGGTGCTGGTGGGCGATGACCCGGCCAGTCAGGTCTACGTCCGAAACAAGTCAGCCGCCTGCGCCAAGGTCGGCATCACCTCCATCGAGCACCGGCTGGCGGCGGACACGCCCCAAGCCACCCTCGACGCCCTCATCGACCAGCTGAACGCCGACACCGGCGTGGACGGCATTCTGGTGCAGCTGCCCCTGCCGAAGGGGCTGGATTCCAAGCGGGCCCTCCACCGCATCAGCCCCGCCAAGGATGTGGACGGGTTCCACCCCATGAACCAGGGCCTGCTGCTGGAGGGCCTGCCGGGCCTGCGCCCCTGCACGCCCACGGCCTGCATGTCCCTGCTGGCCCACCACGGCGTGGCCCTCAAGGGCATCCGCGCCGTGGTCCTGGGCCGCAGCGAGATCGTGGGCAAGCCCATGGCCCTGATGCTGCTGGAGCAGCATGCCACCGTGACCATCGCCCACAGCCGCACCCAGGACCTGGCGGCGGTCTGCCGCGAGGCGGACCTGCTGGTGGCCGCCGTGGGCCGCCCCGGCCTGGTGGAGGGTTCCTGGATCAAGCCCGGCGCCGTGGTGGTGGACGTGGGCATCAACCGGGTGGAGGACGAGGCCCTTGGCGCCCGGATCTTCGCTGCCGAACCCAGAAAGCTGGAGACCCTCCGCGCCAAGGGCGGGGTCCTCTGCGGCGACGTCCGCTTCGGGGAGGCCATGGAGGTGGCTTCTGCGGTGACGCCGGTCCCGGGCGGGGTGGGCCCCCTCACCATCGCCGGCCTGCTCAGCAACACCCTGGTGGCCGCGAACCGGAACGCCTAG
- the rimP gene encoding ribosome maturation factor RimP, whose protein sequence is MDLKKVQPPLERQLALLGYELVHLELVREGKDETLRLYIDHLDAETSHRKVTLDDCTTAHEGLLLWMDVEFPDLREKLGVEVSSPGMERPLVKADHFRRFAGRLCRVQTAAPINGQKRFKGWIGPVADGSVTLEEDGVLKAVPIEAIQKARLAPFDEDKTPRPKHLVGRFTELPDADGVETSAAEEEEA, encoded by the coding sequence GTGGACTTGAAGAAAGTGCAGCCTCCCCTCGAGCGCCAGCTGGCCCTGCTGGGCTATGAGCTGGTGCACCTGGAGCTTGTCCGCGAGGGCAAGGATGAGACCCTGCGCCTCTACATCGACCATCTGGACGCCGAGACCAGCCACCGCAAGGTCACCCTGGACGACTGCACCACCGCCCACGAGGGCCTGCTGCTCTGGATGGACGTGGAGTTCCCCGACCTGCGCGAAAAGCTCGGGGTGGAGGTGAGCAGCCCCGGCATGGAGCGCCCCCTGGTGAAGGCCGATCATTTCCGGCGCTTCGCGGGGAGGCTCTGCCGCGTCCAGACCGCCGCCCCCATCAACGGCCAGAAGCGCTTCAAGGGGTGGATCGGCCCCGTGGCGGACGGCAGCGTCACCCTCGAAGAGGACGGCGTGCTGAAGGCCGTGCCCATCGAGGCCATCCAGAAGGCCCGGCTGGCCCCCTTTGACGAAGACAAGACCCCCCGGCCCAAGCACCTGGTCGGGCGATTCACCGAACTGCCTGATGCCGACGGCGTAGAGACAAGCGCCGCCGAAGAAGAGGAGGCCTGA
- the nusA gene encoding transcription termination factor NusA has product MANVATTFFDSVKMIAAEKGIPEEDVFAAVEEALAKAADKYFNAQDFYGNFQAQMDRETGEFHVYALKQVVAEVEEEDLEISLAEAQTLNPDAAEGDTLWLPQDTSQLGRIAAQAAKQVLVQKVREAERERIFTEFADRIGEVVVAEVKRFEKSAIILEIDRVESMLRRSEALRGDRFDKGQRIKVVIVSVDRSAKDPQVQVSRTDPRLLIKLFENEVPEIHDGTVVIRNCVREAGDRAKVAVHSLDPDVDPVGACVGLKGSRVQAIIRELKNEKIDIVRYSDDPAQFIANALNPAKAIRVNLGDPEGRRVEVVVDDEQLSVAIGKRGQNVRLAAKLTGWNIDVRSEADKRREAEVAMGLALPVPEAVDAPDEEAAAPASTLLDTLQVEGLDAMLADRLAAAGYPDAKSLYTVTAEQLMQVEGMDQDLAFRLIDAVQAHFGE; this is encoded by the coding sequence ATGGCAAACGTCGCAACGACCTTTTTCGACAGCGTGAAGATGATCGCCGCTGAAAAGGGCATCCCCGAAGAAGATGTATTCGCCGCCGTCGAGGAAGCCCTCGCCAAGGCCGCGGACAAGTATTTCAATGCCCAGGATTTCTACGGCAACTTCCAGGCCCAGATGGACCGGGAGACCGGCGAGTTCCACGTCTACGCCCTGAAGCAGGTGGTGGCCGAGGTCGAGGAAGAAGATCTCGAGATCAGCCTGGCGGAAGCCCAGACCCTGAACCCGGACGCTGCCGAGGGGGACACCCTCTGGCTGCCCCAGGACACCAGCCAGCTGGGCCGCATCGCCGCGCAGGCCGCCAAGCAGGTGCTGGTCCAGAAGGTCCGCGAAGCCGAGCGTGAGCGCATCTTCACCGAGTTCGCCGACCGCATCGGCGAGGTGGTGGTGGCCGAGGTCAAGCGCTTCGAGAAGAGCGCCATCATCCTCGAGATCGACCGCGTGGAATCCATGCTGCGCCGCAGCGAGGCCCTCCGTGGCGACCGCTTCGACAAGGGCCAGCGCATCAAGGTGGTCATCGTCAGTGTCGACCGCAGCGCCAAGGATCCCCAGGTCCAGGTGAGCCGCACCGATCCGCGGCTGCTCATCAAGCTCTTCGAGAACGAAGTGCCGGAAATCCATGACGGCACGGTGGTCATCCGCAACTGCGTCCGCGAAGCCGGCGACCGCGCCAAGGTGGCCGTCCACAGCCTCGATCCCGATGTCGATCCCGTGGGCGCCTGCGTGGGCCTCAAGGGCAGCCGCGTGCAGGCCATCATCCGCGAGCTGAAGAACGAGAAGATCGACATCGTCCGCTACTCGGACGACCCGGCCCAGTTCATCGCCAACGCGCTGAACCCGGCCAAGGCCATCCGCGTGAACCTCGGCGACCCCGAGGGACGCCGGGTCGAGGTGGTGGTGGACGACGAGCAGCTCAGCGTCGCCATCGGCAAGCGCGGCCAGAACGTGCGCCTCGCCGCCAAACTGACGGGCTGGAACATCGACGTCCGCAGCGAGGCCGACAAGCGCCGCGAGGCCGAGGTCGCCATGGGTCTGGCCCTGCCCGTCCCGGAGGCCGTGGATGCCCCCGATGAGGAGGCCGCCGCCCCCGCTTCCACCCTGCTCGACACCCTCCAGGTCGAGGGCCTGGACGCCATGCTGGCCGACCGTCTGGCCGCGGCGGGTTATCCCGACGCCAAATCCCTTTACACTGTTACGGCCGAACAGCTGATGCAGGTGGAAGGCATGGACCAGGATCTGGCCTTCCGTCTCATCGATGCCGTGCAGGCTCACTTCGGGGAGTAG
- the infB gene encoding translation initiation factor IF-2, translating into MLRINQLAKELGVANQEVIEACEKRLGLQGKSHSSNLTDDQADQLRRGFQGKHKGEQEAPPLALHKPSAAVKVVKGPAPAAPAVRLEPKAEPEPAKPAPAVLVKKAEPRPEPPAEPAPEVNPAPKAADPVVAEAPAVEPPAKAPAPAPVAPPAPAEPVAETFSRLKVSTAAPAPAPREDKPARYIQLPPARPTGPAAQRPAPQAPAPAQPQTPAGGPRPEAGARPIVQRPGQSPSNVQRSGMPQKEKAVLQMATNTGRGEVRHEPVPPVTPARRPYIPPAITEMRTDQGFSRIKTSDTPAPAPRSTEPARYIQLPQARPAPGSRPSGPGGRPGGPGGPGGRGPGGPGARPGGPGGRPGGPGGRPGMGPRTGGPGRGPSIPASGPIDPNSQKGPGRGAHVGGKKKKGGYVRSKEEELDLKLRQPRSRAQQVASEYIEEEIGIVMLSEGVTVKELAEKCNRPAKDVVAKLLHRGIFATINQPLDTEMAKDIAREFGFLADIVTFEEDVQIMADESGDVQGEKKPRPPVVTIMGHVDHGKTSLLDAIRKTKVAAGEAGGITQHVGAYHVDVKDPNTGEMRQVVFLDTPGHEAFTKMRARGAKVTDIAILVVAADDGVMPQTVESINHAKAADVPLVVAVNKIDKPGANPDKVQQGLLQHSVQTEAYGGDVPAVLVSAKTKQGLDELLETILLVADLKELKAVYDCPAAGSIIEGRLDRGRGPVATVLVQRGTLKAGDIFVAGATMGRVRAMFDDLGRKVTEVGPSSAVQILGFEEVPSAGDNFQVVEDEPKARTIVTFRQEKAKQAAHLKQRATLETLFSTIKDGQVKELALIIKADTQGSVESLVGQLERLSTDKVRVRIIHSAAGTVTENDVLLAEASKATIIGFHTKAEKKTEELAREEGVDLRFHDIIYKVTEEIEQAMVGMLDATEKETVHGQAEVRQLFKIGRTVIAGSFVTEGKVQKSFKVRVKRGEAVLFEGGLKNLKRFKEDVTEVKNGLDCGISLEGFDELKEGDILEFFSKEKVIATSLS; encoded by the coding sequence ATGCTGCGCATCAACCAACTCGCCAAAGAGCTCGGAGTCGCCAATCAGGAGGTCATCGAGGCCTGTGAGAAGCGGCTGGGCCTCCAGGGGAAGAGCCACAGCTCCAACCTCACCGATGACCAGGCGGACCAGCTCCGCCGGGGTTTCCAGGGCAAGCACAAGGGCGAGCAGGAAGCGCCCCCCCTCGCCCTGCACAAACCCTCCGCCGCCGTGAAGGTGGTGAAGGGCCCCGCCCCCGCCGCCCCCGCCGTCCGCCTCGAACCCAAGGCGGAGCCCGAGCCCGCCAAGCCCGCCCCGGCCGTGCTGGTGAAGAAGGCCGAGCCCAGGCCCGAGCCCCCGGCTGAGCCCGCCCCTGAGGTGAACCCCGCTCCCAAGGCGGCCGACCCCGTGGTGGCTGAGGCCCCCGCCGTCGAGCCCCCCGCCAAGGCGCCGGCCCCGGCTCCGGTGGCGCCCCCCGCCCCTGCCGAGCCCGTGGCGGAGACCTTCTCCCGCCTCAAGGTGTCCACCGCCGCTCCCGCGCCGGCGCCCCGGGAGGACAAGCCCGCCCGCTACATCCAGCTGCCGCCCGCACGCCCCACGGGCCCCGCGGCTCAGCGCCCGGCCCCGCAGGCCCCCGCGCCCGCCCAGCCTCAGACACCGGCCGGCGGCCCCCGCCCCGAAGCGGGCGCCCGGCCCATCGTCCAGCGCCCCGGCCAGTCCCCGAGCAATGTCCAGCGCTCGGGCATGCCGCAGAAGGAAAAGGCCGTCCTGCAGATGGCCACCAATACCGGCCGCGGCGAAGTGCGCCACGAGCCCGTGCCGCCCGTCACCCCGGCCCGGCGCCCCTACATTCCGCCCGCCATCACCGAGATGCGGACGGATCAGGGCTTCAGCCGCATCAAGACCTCGGACACCCCGGCCCCGGCCCCAAGGTCCACGGAACCCGCCCGCTACATCCAGCTGCCCCAGGCCCGACCTGCGCCTGGCAGCCGGCCCAGCGGCCCTGGCGGCCGCCCCGGCGGTCCCGGTGGCCCTGGTGGTCGCGGCCCCGGTGGCCCCGGCGCGCGTCCCGGTGGCCCCGGCGGTCGTCCCGGCGGCCCCGGTGGCCGCCCCGGCATGGGCCCACGCACCGGCGGTCCCGGCCGCGGTCCCTCCATTCCCGCCTCAGGTCCCATTGATCCCAACAGCCAGAAGGGCCCCGGTCGCGGCGCCCACGTGGGTGGCAAGAAGAAGAAGGGCGGCTACGTCCGGAGCAAGGAAGAGGAACTCGACCTCAAGCTCCGCCAGCCCCGCTCCCGCGCCCAGCAGGTGGCCAGCGAATACATCGAAGAGGAAATCGGCATCGTCATGCTGTCCGAAGGCGTGACCGTCAAGGAACTCGCCGAGAAATGCAACCGCCCCGCCAAGGACGTGGTCGCCAAGCTGCTCCACCGCGGCATCTTCGCCACCATCAACCAGCCCCTCGACACCGAGATGGCCAAGGACATCGCCCGCGAGTTCGGGTTCCTGGCCGACATTGTCACCTTCGAGGAGGACGTCCAGATCATGGCCGACGAGTCCGGCGATGTGCAGGGCGAGAAAAAGCCCCGTCCCCCCGTCGTCACCATCATGGGCCACGTCGACCACGGCAAGACCTCCCTGCTCGATGCCATCCGCAAGACCAAGGTGGCGGCCGGCGAAGCCGGCGGCATCACGCAGCACGTGGGTGCCTACCACGTGGACGTGAAGGATCCGAACACCGGCGAGATGCGCCAGGTGGTCTTCCTCGACACCCCGGGCCACGAAGCGTTCACGAAGATGCGCGCCCGCGGCGCCAAGGTCACGGACATCGCCATCCTGGTGGTGGCCGCAGACGATGGCGTCATGCCCCAGACCGTGGAATCCATCAACCACGCCAAGGCCGCGGATGTGCCCCTGGTGGTGGCGGTCAACAAGATCGACAAGCCCGGCGCCAACCCGGACAAGGTCCAGCAGGGCCTGCTCCAGCACAGCGTCCAGACCGAGGCCTATGGCGGTGACGTGCCCGCCGTGCTCGTCAGCGCCAAGACCAAGCAGGGCCTGGATGAGCTCCTCGAGACCATCCTGCTCGTGGCCGACCTGAAGGAACTGAAGGCCGTTTACGACTGCCCCGCCGCCGGGTCCATCATCGAGGGCCGCCTCGACCGCGGCCGCGGTCCCGTGGCCACGGTCCTCGTGCAGCGCGGCACCCTCAAGGCCGGCGACATCTTCGTGGCCGGCGCCACCATGGGTCGCGTCCGCGCCATGTTCGACGACCTGGGCCGCAAGGTCACCGAGGTCGGTCCCTCCAGCGCCGTGCAGATCCTCGGTTTCGAGGAGGTGCCCAGCGCCGGCGACAACTTCCAGGTGGTCGAGGACGAACCCAAGGCGCGCACCATCGTCACGTTCCGCCAGGAGAAGGCCAAGCAGGCGGCGCACCTCAAGCAGCGCGCCACCCTGGAGACCCTGTTCAGCACCATCAAGGACGGCCAGGTCAAGGAGCTCGCCCTCATCATCAAGGCCGATACCCAGGGTTCTGTCGAATCCCTGGTGGGCCAGTTGGAGCGCCTCAGCACCGACAAGGTCCGGGTGCGCATCATCCACAGCGCCGCCGGCACCGTCACCGAGAACGACGTGCTGCTCGCCGAGGCTTCCAAGGCCACCATCATCGGCTTCCACACCAAGGCCGAGAAGAAGACCGAGGAGCTCGCCCGCGAAGAGGGCGTGGATCTGCGCTTCCACGACATCATCTACAAGGTCACGGAGGAGATCGAGCAGGCCATGGTCGGCATGCTGGATGCCACCGAGAAGGAGACCGTCCACGGCCAGGCCGAAGTGCGCCAGCTCTTCAAGATCGGCCGCACCGTCATCGCCGGTTCCTTCGTCACCGAAGGCAAGGTCCAGAAGTCCTTCAAAGTCCGCGTCAAGCGGGGCGAGGCGGTCCTCTTCGAGGGCGGCCTGAAGAACCTCAAGCGATTCAAGGAGGACGTGACCGAGGTGAAGAACGGCCTCGACTGCGGCATCTCGCTCGAGGGCTTCGACGAGCTGAAGGAAGGGGACATCCTCGAGTTCTTCAGCAAGGAGAAGGTGATCGCCACCAGCCTGAGCTGA
- the hppD gene encoding 4-hydroxyphenylpyruvate dioxygenase, which yields MSTPSSATPSFDLSTPVEAKTATNPLGLSRIDHFQLTGSIDRLEPLYRRLGFERLAVGRHAWGFVVHLRQQRMDILIFEADATHPAGRYFQAHGEGVCALNFAVEDLDMALARARSQGARVMLEPQTHALGEGTLRFAAIQGVGDVWNYLVERKGDPTSFWPGLVAEPAPALCDPGLVRVDHLTNNVGPGEMEALVDFYERVYGFVVTREFHIRGALGTGLDSKVVQSSNNQVIIPINQPTDEKSQVQEYVTRHRGQGVQHIAMSTNDIFHTLRTLRDQGFQFLRVPDTYYDLLPGRVARSGYTVREDFSTVKEMGVQIDGDETGYLLQIFSEDQIGPLFFEIIQRRGNMGFGEGNFQALYDSIELDQKKRGVL from the coding sequence ATGTCTACGCCCAGCTCCGCCACGCCCAGCTTCGACCTCAGCACCCCGGTCGAGGCAAAGACAGCCACGAACCCCCTCGGGCTCAGCCGCATCGACCACTTCCAGCTGACCGGTTCCATCGACCGGCTCGAGCCCCTCTACCGCCGCCTCGGCTTTGAGCGCCTAGCCGTGGGCAGGCACGCCTGGGGCTTCGTGGTCCACCTGCGCCAGCAGCGCATGGACATCCTGATCTTCGAGGCGGATGCGACCCACCCCGCCGGACGGTATTTCCAGGCCCACGGCGAGGGCGTCTGCGCCCTGAACTTCGCGGTGGAGGACCTGGACATGGCTCTGGCGCGGGCCCGCTCCCAGGGGGCGCGGGTCATGCTCGAACCCCAGACCCATGCGCTCGGGGAAGGCACGCTGCGTTTCGCGGCCATCCAGGGGGTGGGCGATGTCTGGAACTACCTCGTGGAGCGGAAAGGGGACCCCACCAGCTTCTGGCCTGGTCTCGTCGCCGAGCCCGCCCCGGCCTTATGCGATCCCGGCCTGGTGCGGGTGGACCACCTCACCAATAACGTGGGCCCGGGCGAGATGGAGGCCCTGGTGGACTTCTACGAGCGGGTCTACGGCTTCGTGGTCACCCGCGAGTTCCACATCCGGGGCGCCCTGGGTACAGGCCTGGATTCCAAGGTCGTACAGAGTTCCAACAACCAGGTGATCATCCCCATCAACCAGCCCACGGACGAGAAGAGCCAGGTCCAGGAATACGTGACCCGCCACCGGGGCCAAGGCGTCCAGCACATCGCCATGTCCACCAACGACATCTTCCACACCCTGCGCACCCTGCGCGACCAGGGCTTCCAGTTCCTCCGGGTCCCCGATACCTACTACGACCTGCTCCCGGGCCGCGTGGCCCGCAGCGGGTATACCGTCCGCGAGGACTTCTCCACCGTGAAGGAGATGGGCGTCCAGATCGACGGCGACGAGACCGGCTACCTCCTGCAGATCTTCAGCGAGGACCAGATCGGCCCGCTGTTCTTCGAGATCATCCAGCGGCGGGGGAACATGGGCTTCGGTGAAGGCAACTTCCAGGCGCTGTACGACTCCATCGAGCTGGATCAGAAGAAGAGGGGCGTGCTCTAA